A section of the Pedobacter sp. HDW13 genome encodes:
- a CDS encoding VOC family protein, translating to MGQSAKSFYVQVKQLNDAESYYANCLGMLTEATMISAKEKGLLVKVDQDTHLFLSEEKHQNQTRKIVLSSDDCLEDYCRLKSRGVVFKKAPAYLSEGLSVEFSDPYGNEFTILEQRNYNED from the coding sequence ATGGGCCAATCTGCAAAATCTTTTTATGTGCAAGTTAAGCAACTAAACGATGCAGAAAGCTACTATGCCAATTGTTTAGGAATGCTTACCGAGGCCACCATGATTTCTGCAAAGGAAAAAGGGCTGCTGGTAAAAGTCGATCAGGATACCCATCTCTTTCTTTCGGAAGAAAAACACCAAAATCAGACACGTAAAATAGTATTAAGCAGTGATGATTGCCTGGAAGATTATTGCAGGCTAAAATCGCGCGGTGTGGTGTTTAAAAAAGCACCGGCTTATCTGAGCGAAGGTTTAAGTGTCGAGTTTTCTGATCCGTATGGTAACGAATTTACCATTTTGGAGCAACGTAACTACAATGAGGATTAA
- a CDS encoding helix-turn-helix transcriptional regulator, with protein MRYVKELSNRNKIVSESTCEALYEQQNDAYTIKFVFSGAETCEINKRKFNIYPDTFAVVNAGSNFSSKIDSISPVNTFAVSFGENFITDFHRSFSCSDENLLDGKDTSQMPEFMESLYPFMGDMRFNVLHLKSQLDKGLKDEMLINEYLYHCLLNYYKIYDKEVIQKLDKLSFIKTKTRQEVLKRLTLAKEYISSNYNQNITLEQIAEQACLSVNHLLRTFKEAYEISPYQFLMQLRLNRAKKLLQTTSYSLNEIVGLVGFECPSSFIRLFKHTFNITPLKYKKSRLN; from the coding sequence ATGAGATACGTAAAAGAATTAAGCAACAGGAACAAGATTGTAAGTGAAAGCACTTGCGAAGCCTTGTACGAACAGCAAAACGATGCGTACACCATTAAATTTGTTTTTAGCGGTGCCGAAACCTGCGAAATCAATAAACGTAAATTCAATATTTACCCCGATACTTTTGCTGTGGTTAATGCAGGAAGCAATTTTAGCAGCAAAATAGATTCTATTAGTCCGGTAAATACATTTGCCGTTTCTTTTGGTGAAAATTTTATAACGGATTTTCACCGTAGCTTTTCTTGCAGCGATGAAAACCTGTTGGATGGAAAGGATACCAGCCAAATGCCGGAGTTTATGGAGTCTTTATATCCTTTTATGGGCGATATGCGCTTCAATGTACTGCATCTTAAAAGCCAGCTGGATAAAGGTTTAAAAGATGAAATGCTCATTAATGAGTATCTATATCACTGCCTTTTAAATTATTATAAAATTTACGATAAAGAGGTTATCCAAAAATTAGACAAGCTAAGCTTTATTAAAACAAAGACAAGACAAGAGGTTTTAAAAAGGTTAACACTTGCCAAAGAATATATCAGCAGCAATTATAACCAGAACATTACACTGGAGCAAATTGCAGAACAGGCCTGTTTATCAGTTAACCATTTATTGCGCACTTTTAAAGAAGCGTATGAAATTAGCCCATATCAGTTTTTAATGCAGCTGAGGCTAAACCGCGCTAAAAAACTATTACAAACCACTTCTTATTCTCTGAATGAAATTGTGGGTTTGGTTGGGTTCGAATGCCCAAGTTCATTCATCAGGTTATTTAAACATACATTCAATATCACTCCTTTAAAGTATAAAAAGAGTAGGTTGAATTAA
- a CDS encoding SusC/RagA family TonB-linked outer membrane protein: protein MKQKLLLILMVTVLSYFNALAQNKTITGKVVDADDGLPLPGVSIKIKGTTQVTQTTGQGTFSMSAPQNAQALILSYVGYTEQEVKITGETLTIRLASSSKNLQDVIVVAYGTSKKEAITGSVATMSAKQLDNRIITNVTNVLAGVAPGVVTTSGNGQPGSSSAIRIRGFGSISASNSPLFVLDGSVYDGELGDINANDIESISLLKDASSSALYGSRAANGVVIITTKKGKSTTPTLNATYSQGFSKRGIPEYDRIGALDYYPLMWQALKNSLVYPSSGTGISESAAATQATNTIQGQLVYNPFNVPNNQIVGVDGKLNPNAQLLYSDFDWYKQASRVGKRTEFNVNSSAKGEKTDYYFSMNYLKDNGYLIKTDFERFNARINANTQLRPWLKTGINLAGSLSNGNLAQDASTGSATAFVNVFNFARGIGPIYPVHAYDASGNPILTTTGEQWYDYGGHPGAVNRPQGASAGRNVIYETMLNDVLSRRLALNGRAYAEIKFLKDFTFKPTISIDFINAYSTEYRNSIVGDGSTVGGSSTKRSTPTQSYTFNQVLSYSKTFGKHSVNALVGHENYDYDWRRLSATKQSQILDGNTEFPNFVTPSDAGGYKDTYRVESYFGKAGYSYMDKYFVDASIRRDGTSRLSKQSRWGTFFSAGASWAINKEDFMNEVKWINDLRLKASYGEVGNDNLIDATLVEHNSLYYNYQAFYELGWNNGSEPGLLLATAATPDLKWESVNTFNTGIAFSLFNNRLKGEIEYFKRGSSNLLFAVPQPLSDPITSIRRNIGSMYNTGIDLQLSGDILRSENFNWNLLSNWSWLKNKITKMPAETPTVTSGTKRLEVGRDIYAYYLRQWAGVDPTDGSALFEPNAGVTTDLRTVNGRVLTTNINNARSDYSGSAIPDLYGSVTNTFNYKNFGLSFLISYQIGGKFYDSNYQSLMSTTYGSALHTDVLNSWMTPGQVTDIPRLDIGRSTQFNGTSSRWLIDASYIAFRNVNLSYTLPQRWIKGATLSSVRVFAAGENLGLISKRKGMDPTESFTGVNTTNYVPSRMISFGINVSL, encoded by the coding sequence ATGAAACAAAAATTACTATTGATTTTAATGGTGACGGTTTTGTCTTATTTTAATGCCCTTGCGCAAAATAAGACCATAACCGGCAAGGTGGTTGATGCAGACGATGGCTTGCCATTGCCAGGCGTATCGATAAAAATAAAAGGAACGACCCAGGTAACCCAAACCACAGGCCAGGGTACTTTCTCCATGTCTGCGCCGCAAAATGCACAAGCTTTAATTCTAAGCTACGTTGGTTACACCGAACAAGAGGTTAAAATAACAGGCGAAACCTTAACTATTCGCTTGGCCTCATCGAGTAAAAACCTGCAGGATGTAATTGTCGTAGCCTATGGTACAAGTAAAAAGGAAGCCATTACAGGCTCCGTTGCAACTATGAGCGCTAAACAGCTCGACAATCGGATTATCACTAATGTTACCAATGTACTGGCAGGCGTTGCACCAGGTGTGGTAACCACTTCAGGAAACGGACAGCCAGGGAGCAGTTCAGCCATCCGTATTCGTGGTTTTGGTTCCATTTCGGCATCTAATAGTCCGCTTTTTGTATTGGATGGTTCGGTATACGACGGTGAGTTGGGCGACATTAATGCCAACGATATTGAAAGCATTTCATTATTGAAAGATGCATCTTCGTCGGCACTTTACGGTTCGAGGGCTGCCAACGGTGTAGTAATCATTACCACAAAAAAAGGTAAATCGACTACCCCAACATTAAATGCTACCTATAGCCAGGGTTTTTCTAAAAGAGGTATTCCTGAGTATGATAGAATTGGTGCTTTAGACTATTATCCATTAATGTGGCAGGCCCTAAAAAACAGTTTGGTATACCCTTCAAGCGGAACCGGAATAAGTGAATCGGCCGCGGCAACACAAGCTACCAATACCATACAAGGACAATTGGTTTACAATCCTTTTAATGTACCAAACAATCAAATTGTAGGTGTAGACGGAAAGTTAAACCCTAATGCACAGCTGCTTTACAGCGACTTCGACTGGTATAAGCAGGCCTCACGAGTTGGTAAAAGAACCGAATTCAATGTTAACTCAAGCGCTAAAGGAGAAAAAACAGACTATTATTTCTCGATGAATTACTTGAAAGATAATGGTTATTTGATTAAAACAGATTTTGAAAGATTTAATGCACGGATTAACGCAAACACCCAGTTAAGACCGTGGTTAAAAACAGGGATAAATCTTGCCGGTAGTTTATCGAACGGAAACCTTGCACAAGATGCATCAACAGGTAGCGCAACTGCATTTGTTAATGTTTTCAACTTTGCCCGTGGTATTGGGCCTATTTATCCTGTACACGCATATGATGCAAGTGGCAATCCCATTTTAACGACCACTGGAGAACAATGGTACGACTATGGAGGACATCCGGGAGCTGTTAACAGGCCGCAAGGTGCATCAGCTGGCAGGAACGTAATTTATGAAACGATGCTGAATGATGTACTAAGCCGTAGGCTCGCATTAAATGGCAGGGCATACGCTGAAATTAAATTTCTAAAAGATTTTACTTTTAAGCCTACTATCAGTATTGATTTTATTAATGCTTACAGTACCGAGTATAGAAATTCGATTGTTGGAGATGGAAGCACCGTTGGTGGTTCATCTACTAAACGGAGTACACCAACACAGAGTTATACATTCAACCAGGTTTTATCTTACAGCAAAACATTTGGCAAACATAGCGTAAATGCTTTGGTGGGACATGAAAATTATGATTACGACTGGCGCAGATTAAGTGCAACCAAACAGAGCCAAATTTTAGATGGTAATACTGAGTTTCCAAATTTTGTGACCCCAAGCGATGCCGGTGGTTATAAAGATACTTATCGGGTAGAATCTTATTTTGGTAAAGCAGGCTACAGTTATATGGATAAATACTTTGTTGATGCCTCGATCCGTCGCGATGGAACCTCACGTTTATCAAAACAATCAAGGTGGGGAACGTTCTTCTCTGCAGGAGCATCGTGGGCTATCAATAAAGAAGACTTCATGAACGAAGTGAAGTGGATTAACGATTTGCGTTTAAAAGCTTCATACGGCGAAGTAGGTAACGATAATTTAATTGATGCTACCCTTGTTGAACACAACAGCCTTTATTACAATTACCAGGCCTTTTACGAGTTGGGATGGAATAATGGTAGTGAGCCAGGTTTACTATTGGCAACAGCTGCGACACCAGATTTGAAATGGGAATCGGTAAATACATTTAACACAGGTATAGCCTTTAGCTTGTTCAATAATAGATTGAAAGGTGAGATAGAGTATTTTAAACGTGGCTCATCAAACCTACTGTTTGCAGTGCCGCAACCATTATCAGATCCCATTACTTCTATTCGCCGTAATATTGGCTCAATGTACAATACTGGAATCGATTTACAGCTAAGCGGAGATATCTTAAGATCAGAAAATTTCAACTGGAATTTATTGAGTAACTGGTCGTGGTTAAAAAACAAAATAACCAAAATGCCGGCTGAAACGCCTACTGTAACCAGTGGTACAAAAAGGCTTGAGGTGGGAAGAGATATTTATGCTTACTACCTGCGCCAGTGGGCAGGGGTAGACCCTACAGATGGTTCTGCCTTATTTGAACCGAACGCAGGTGTTACAACGGATCTCCGTACCGTTAACGGACGTGTTTTAACAACCAATATCAATAATGCGCGTTCTGATTACTCGGGATCAGCAATTCCTGATTTATATGGATCGGTAACCAACACTTTTAACTATAAAAACTTTGGGCTATCGTTCTTAATCAGTTACCAGATTGGAGGCAAATTCTACGATTCAAATTATCAGTCGTTAATGTCTACCACCTATGGTTCAGCTTTACATACTGATGTGTTAAACTCATGGATGACACCAGGCCAGGTTACCGATATCCCACGTTTGGATATTGGCCGCTCTACCCAGTTTAACGGTACTTCAAGCCGCTGGTTAATAGATGCCTCTTATATTGCTTTCCGTAATGTAAACTTATCATATACTTTGCCGCAACGTTGGATTAAAGGCGCAACATTGAGCAGTGTTAGGGTTTTTGCCGCAGGCGAAAATCTTGGTTTAATATCTAAGCGAAAAGGAATGGATCCAACTGAGTCGTTTACAGGCGTAAATACAACTAATTATGTGCCTTCGCGGATGATTAGCTTCGGAATCAATGTTTCACTTTAA